Proteins co-encoded in one Spirosoma endbachense genomic window:
- a CDS encoding amidohydrolase — protein sequence MHITLLQPNLYWHDPVANRAMLEEHIFSLPDATDLIVLPEMFTTGFTMDARAVAEPMNLTTFRWLKQMAAQTRAVVTGSYVIQENGSYFNRLIWMQPDGQFDTYDKRHLFRMAGEDGVYTAGTRRIIKEWKGWRICPLICYDLRFPVWSRNRSLASTDFNYDLLLYVANWPAPRRNAWNTLLQARAIENLSYVIGVNRVGNDGNQHPYTGDSAVIDFKGDVLFRQADTEIIHQQRLSLDDLRAFREKFPANLDADDFTLSL from the coding sequence GTGCACATCACCCTCCTCCAACCTAATTTATACTGGCATGATCCTGTGGCTAATCGGGCTATGTTGGAGGAGCATATCTTTTCGCTGCCAGACGCGACGGACCTTATTGTTTTGCCCGAAATGTTCACAACTGGCTTTACGATGGATGCACGTGCTGTAGCGGAGCCAATGAACCTAACAACATTTCGGTGGCTGAAGCAGATGGCGGCCCAAACCAGGGCCGTTGTTACGGGGAGTTATGTCATTCAGGAAAACGGTAGTTATTTCAATCGGCTCATCTGGATGCAACCCGATGGACAGTTTGATACGTATGACAAACGCCATCTTTTTCGTATGGCGGGCGAAGATGGCGTTTACACCGCCGGAACCCGGCGAATTATCAAAGAATGGAAAGGCTGGCGAATTTGTCCGCTCATTTGCTATGACCTTCGCTTCCCGGTCTGGAGCCGCAATCGTAGCCTGGCATCGACCGATTTTAACTACGATCTGTTACTCTACGTTGCCAACTGGCCAGCCCCCCGGCGCAATGCCTGGAATACACTCCTCCAGGCACGGGCTATCGAAAATCTGAGCTATGTAATTGGCGTCAATCGGGTTGGCAACGACGGCAATCAGCATCCTTATACCGGCGACTCGGCAGTTATCGATTTTAAAGGTGACGTTCTGTTCCGACAGGCAGACACCGAAATCATTCACCAGCAGCGTTTATCACTTGATGACCTGCGTGCCTTTCGCGAAAAGTTTCCGGCCAATCTGGATGCCGATGATTTTACGCTATCTCTCTAG
- a CDS encoding DUF4301 family protein — translation MQFTEQDHDQILAQGVTPEQIDKQIQYFVNGFPYLNVIKAATIGDGIVRIDEDQLSAYIHRFDAAAHERDLVKFVPASGAATRMFKSLFAALDGKSDKSTDEVFARLTDFAFYEDLKDAMAAKGQDLDKAVAANERQTVLRFLLTEEGLEYGSLPKGLLKFHRYIDGPRTPVEEHLVEGAAYANSDGLVKIHFTVSPEHRDRFEKLIEEQKADYEAWLGVTFDISFSEQKKSTDTISVNPDNSPFRNPDGSLLFRPAGHGALIENLNDIDADIVFIKNIDNVVPDDIKEQTITYKKVLAAVLLDAQQQIARLQGLLESQSSDVSEGYLAEADELFRRTLFTLPPDGFDSLLKEEKLAYFRQKLDRPVRVCGMVKNVGEPGGGPFWAKNQDGSVSLQVVESAQIDLADGEQKAIFDEATHFNPVDLICGLKDHHGRKYDLTNYRDPLTGFITAKSKDGKDLKAQELPGLWNGAMADWNTIFVEVPLITFNPVKTVNDLLRKEHQPS, via the coding sequence ATGCAATTTACCGAGCAAGATCACGACCAGATTCTGGCGCAGGGCGTTACCCCTGAGCAGATCGACAAGCAGATACAGTACTTTGTAAACGGTTTTCCCTACCTCAACGTCATCAAAGCGGCTACTATAGGCGATGGCATTGTACGTATTGATGAAGATCAGTTGTCGGCCTATATTCATCGTTTCGATGCTGCAGCTCACGAACGCGATCTGGTTAAGTTTGTACCCGCTTCCGGAGCCGCTACCCGTATGTTTAAGTCGCTGTTTGCGGCCCTTGATGGAAAATCCGATAAATCAACGGATGAAGTATTTGCCCGATTAACCGACTTTGCCTTTTATGAAGATCTGAAGGATGCCATGGCTGCCAAAGGTCAGGATCTGGATAAAGCCGTTGCCGCAAATGAACGGCAAACAGTATTGCGATTTCTACTGACGGAAGAAGGGTTGGAATATGGCAGTCTGCCCAAAGGTTTGTTGAAATTTCACCGCTATATCGATGGCCCACGGACTCCCGTTGAAGAGCATCTTGTTGAGGGAGCTGCTTACGCGAATTCGGATGGTCTGGTTAAGATACACTTTACCGTTTCGCCCGAACACCGCGACCGTTTTGAGAAGCTGATCGAAGAACAAAAAGCGGACTATGAGGCCTGGCTTGGGGTAACGTTCGATATTAGCTTTTCGGAGCAGAAAAAATCGACCGATACAATCTCCGTCAATCCTGACAATTCACCATTTCGGAATCCCGATGGCTCACTGCTATTCCGGCCAGCAGGTCATGGCGCCTTAATTGAGAATCTTAACGACATTGATGCCGATATCGTTTTCATTAAGAATATCGACAATGTTGTTCCGGATGATATTAAAGAACAGACGATCACCTATAAAAAAGTATTAGCAGCTGTCCTTCTCGACGCCCAGCAACAGATTGCCCGTTTGCAGGGCCTACTGGAAAGCCAGTCCAGCGATGTGAGCGAAGGCTATCTGGCCGAAGCCGACGAACTGTTCCGCCGGACGTTGTTCACACTCCCCCCCGATGGTTTCGACAGTCTCTTGAAAGAGGAAAAACTGGCTTATTTCCGGCAGAAATTAGATCGTCCGGTACGGGTTTGTGGTATGGTCAAGAACGTAGGTGAACCCGGCGGAGGACCTTTCTGGGCAAAAAATCAGGATGGTTCCGTATCACTGCAAGTGGTGGAATCAGCTCAAATCGATTTGGCCGATGGTGAGCAGAAAGCCATCTTCGACGAAGCAACGCATTTTAATCCAGTCGATTTAATTTGCGGCCTGAAAGACCATCATGGCCGGAAGTATGATCTGACGAATTATCGCGATCCACTCACCGGATTCATTACGGCGAAATCGAAGGATGGGAAAGACCTCAAAGCACAGGAACTGCCCGGCCTTTGGAACGGCGCAATGGCTGATTGGAATACTATTTTTGTGGAGGTTCCTCTGATCACGTTCAACCCGGTCAAAACGGTAAACGATCTGCTCCGCAAAGAACACCAGCCGAGCTAA
- a CDS encoding IPT/TIG domain-containing protein, with amino-acid sequence MFMQVNQLRRRWHGIPSGWAHLLIIALGLFLVVSACKNEDTPAPVLSITSFSPASAPVGSTVVITGTAFNATPASNTVTFGAVPATVTGASTTSLTVIVPANAGTPISVATGGATVTSTTAFALGNKPVVTVASNITATTNWTAGTIYVIQGFVSVTSGATLNIEKGTIIKGAAKEQDPSGQAKGGTLIIQPGAKINAVGTVDSPIIFTSSKAAGSRNYGDWGGVVLIGKAPTNQPGATAFEGGIPGTIGTFSDVNDNSGVMQYCRIEFAGIALSNLANSEINGLTLYGVGAGTTIDHIQVSYSGDDSYEWFGGTVNLKNLIAFRGWDDDWDTDWGYSGKVQYGVSLRDPEVADQSGSNGFESDNFNPGAPATAANNGLPLTSVVFANMSNFVFTGTPSNAASPKGSGPYQSGMHLRRNTSISIFNSLLYGYPEGLRLDAQPGTTNTLDNATAGNLQLHGVIVANTTTPVRGFQAITDAQATTFFNTAAYKNQIIASADLAKLLLNSANFNLTAPNFLPQTGSPLLTGAIWDGKGADAFFTKETFIGAFGTTDWTKGWTNWDPQNANYDK; translated from the coding sequence ATGTTTATGCAAGTTAACCAATTGCGCCGTCGGTGGCACGGCATTCCTTCTGGCTGGGCACATCTGCTGATTATTGCACTAGGCTTATTCTTAGTTGTATCGGCCTGTAAGAATGAAGATACGCCAGCTCCGGTTCTGAGTATTACCAGTTTTTCACCCGCTTCAGCTCCGGTTGGTTCGACAGTGGTTATAACAGGTACCGCATTCAATGCTACACCAGCCAGTAACACAGTAACGTTCGGTGCTGTACCCGCAACCGTGACGGGTGCTTCGACGACCTCATTAACGGTCATCGTACCTGCTAATGCAGGCACACCAATCAGCGTGGCAACCGGTGGCGCAACCGTAACGAGCACAACCGCTTTTGCACTGGGAAATAAACCCGTTGTTACAGTCGCTTCTAATATTACGGCCACAACTAACTGGACGGCTGGTACTATTTATGTGATTCAGGGTTTTGTAAGCGTTACTTCGGGTGCTACATTAAACATCGAGAAAGGGACAATTATTAAAGGGGCCGCTAAGGAGCAGGATCCGTCAGGTCAGGCAAAGGGGGGTACGTTGATTATACAACCTGGAGCCAAAATTAATGCTGTTGGTACTGTTGATTCGCCGATTATATTCACATCGAGTAAAGCTGCTGGTTCACGTAATTACGGCGACTGGGGTGGCGTTGTATTGATAGGAAAAGCACCAACAAACCAGCCGGGTGCAACGGCCTTTGAAGGAGGAATTCCGGGTACGATTGGAACGTTTAGCGATGTCAATGACAATTCAGGGGTGATGCAGTATTGCCGTATCGAATTCGCAGGTATTGCACTGAGTAATCTGGCAAACAGTGAAATCAACGGACTTACGCTCTATGGTGTAGGGGCTGGTACAACGATTGACCATATTCAGGTTTCCTATAGTGGTGACGATTCGTACGAATGGTTCGGTGGTACAGTCAATTTGAAGAACCTTATTGCTTTCCGGGGCTGGGACGATGATTGGGATACGGACTGGGGTTATTCGGGTAAGGTACAATATGGCGTGTCATTGCGGGATCCAGAGGTAGCTGACCAATCGGGTTCGAATGGCTTTGAGTCAGACAATTTCAATCCTGGAGCGCCTGCTACGGCTGCCAATAACGGATTGCCCTTAACATCAGTGGTATTTGCCAATATGAGTAACTTCGTATTTACCGGTACCCCTTCAAATGCAGCTTCTCCCAAAGGAAGTGGTCCTTACCAATCTGGAATGCACCTACGGCGCAATACATCGATAAGCATCTTTAACTCGCTGCTATACGGCTATCCAGAAGGGTTGCGGTTAGACGCTCAGCCTGGTACGACCAACACATTGGATAATGCTACGGCTGGTAATCTTCAATTGCATGGCGTTATTGTTGCTAACACAACGACTCCTGTTCGCGGATTTCAGGCTATTACCGACGCTCAGGCGACAACGTTCTTTAATACAGCCGCTTATAAGAACCAGATTATTGCTAGTGCAGACCTGGCAAAGTTGTTGCTTAACTCAGCCAACTTTAATCTGACTGCTCCCAATTTCCTACCCCAAACAGGTTCTCCTTTGTTGACGGGCGCTATCTGGGATGGTAAAGGGGCTGATGCTTTCTTTACAAAAGAAACGTTCATTGGTGCCTTTGGTACGACCGATTGGACTAAAGGCTGGACCAACTGGGACCCGCAGAATGCTAATTACGATAAATAA
- a CDS encoding TonB-dependent receptor: MNRNVLLILFSLFSTAVLAQTGTVRGIIKDSKTKEALIGCTVRIDGTQLGGTTDVEGNFSIANVPAGTQKVVISYISYQTKEIPNVRIESGNTTAIETELDEEGKSLQEVVVRANRATNTEVAVITEIKQLKPIAVGISAQQIVKSQDRDAAAAIRRVPGVSIVDNRFVLIRGLAARYNSVLINDVITPSTEVDTRSFSFDLVPSNIIDRMIVFKSGSADLPGDFAGGIVKIYTKRRPEQNFFDAGLTLGYRSNTTFQDVQTHTRSGLNWLGLWGKEQQIPTSFPTKLGEFNGLNPLQRAAYAQLLPNSWGIKNFSVNPDVRLALNFGRRFDVGNIRVSNLTSVNYASTNQFSAIDFKLYDNGSAANAVAEQYSDANYARQSRLGILHNWSARFSPAFTLEWKTLFNQLSTTETVVRTGQRVQDGFDVRSYSERFENRSILTTQLAGEHSVNELTKINWIASFGYTGRWEPDWKRVRYQRVTGATGADGQLQQFSIAAPNDPNPIDVGRFYSKLHEYVVSAIGNGEHTFGNPTDREPNRIRFGVYAERKNRDYAARFYGYQGVGNSTVAKASDINTAFNPANVNGQNGFSLLDGTKPLDSYKGLNTYLAGYVSGDVYFGPKANLTVGFRGEYNDQGIRATRTTAEEQLVSNKVFSPLPSVNFTYKVSDRTNLRLAYSSSVNRPEFRELAPFSYFDFNLLADIRGNTDLKTANIQNADVKWEFYPTPNELISVSGFYKHFSNPIESFLLLQANGLAYSFINANSAQNYGIELEVRKGFQNSSSVFLQNLSVVGNVSLIKSTVNIGDFVTLPDLSGTVSTLDVRGIVDAKRALAGQSPYLINAGLYYTAPKSGWQANILYNVFGQRIFAVGNKNNPTIYEMPRNVVDLNLTKQVSKKLEMRLGIQDILNQYVRFVQDFNRDGKIGSDVTSQTADADQTVRRFKRGSYYTLSAIYTFGRRTIIP; encoded by the coding sequence ATGAACCGAAACGTATTACTTATTCTCTTCTCACTCTTCTCGACCGCCGTTCTGGCGCAGACAGGTACTGTTAGGGGTATCATTAAAGACAGTAAGACAAAAGAAGCCCTTATCGGCTGCACCGTGCGAATTGATGGTACCCAACTTGGTGGTACTACTGATGTTGAAGGAAATTTCTCCATTGCCAATGTTCCCGCCGGTACGCAGAAAGTTGTTATCTCCTACATCTCGTATCAAACGAAAGAAATTCCAAATGTTCGGATTGAGTCGGGCAACACCACGGCCATTGAAACCGAACTGGACGAAGAGGGCAAGTCTTTACAGGAAGTTGTGGTTCGGGCCAACCGGGCAACCAACACTGAAGTAGCGGTTATCACCGAAATCAAACAACTGAAACCGATAGCGGTCGGTATTTCGGCCCAACAGATCGTAAAATCGCAGGATCGTGATGCGGCAGCGGCCATTCGCCGGGTTCCGGGTGTAAGTATTGTCGATAACCGCTTCGTACTGATTCGCGGTCTGGCTGCCCGGTATAATTCGGTGTTAATCAACGATGTTATCACACCATCGACCGAAGTAGATACGCGGTCATTCTCTTTTGATTTAGTACCTAGTAATATCATCGACCGGATGATTGTCTTTAAATCCGGTTCGGCTGACCTTCCCGGCGACTTTGCGGGTGGTATCGTTAAAATATATACAAAGCGCCGGCCCGAACAGAATTTCTTTGACGCCGGACTGACGCTCGGATACAGGTCTAACACAACCTTCCAGGATGTACAGACTCATACGCGTAGTGGGCTAAACTGGTTAGGACTATGGGGTAAGGAGCAACAGATTCCAACCAGTTTTCCAACCAAGCTGGGCGAGTTTAATGGGCTAAATCCGTTGCAGCGGGCAGCTTATGCCCAATTGCTTCCTAATTCATGGGGTATTAAAAATTTCTCAGTAAATCCTGATGTACGATTGGCATTGAATTTTGGTCGTCGGTTTGACGTAGGTAACATTCGCGTCAGTAACCTGACAAGCGTAAACTACGCCAGTACCAATCAATTCTCTGCTATTGATTTTAAACTGTACGACAACGGGAGCGCGGCAAACGCGGTTGCAGAGCAATATAGTGATGCAAACTATGCGCGCCAGTCACGCTTAGGCATATTGCATAACTGGTCAGCGCGGTTTTCACCAGCATTCACCCTGGAGTGGAAAACGTTGTTTAATCAGCTTAGTACAACCGAAACGGTAGTTCGTACGGGCCAACGCGTTCAGGATGGCTTTGATGTACGCAGTTATTCGGAGCGATTTGAAAACCGGAGCATTCTGACGACCCAATTGGCCGGTGAACATTCGGTTAATGAACTGACGAAAATAAACTGGATCGCTAGTTTTGGCTATACTGGCCGCTGGGAGCCAGACTGGAAGCGAGTTCGTTATCAGCGCGTTACGGGCGCCACTGGCGCAGATGGACAACTTCAGCAATTTTCCATTGCTGCGCCAAATGACCCTAACCCAATTGACGTTGGCCGGTTCTATTCCAAGTTACATGAGTACGTCGTATCGGCTATTGGTAATGGAGAACATACTTTTGGCAACCCTACTGATCGTGAGCCTAACCGCATCCGGTTTGGGGTATACGCCGAACGTAAAAACCGCGACTATGCGGCCCGCTTCTATGGATATCAGGGTGTAGGTAATAGCACTGTTGCCAAAGCAAGTGACATCAATACCGCATTTAATCCTGCCAACGTAAACGGTCAAAACGGGTTTTCTCTATTGGATGGAACAAAGCCTTTGGACTCGTATAAAGGCTTGAACACCTATCTGGCCGGTTATGTAAGTGGCGATGTTTATTTTGGGCCAAAAGCTAACTTAACCGTTGGTTTCAGGGGCGAATACAACGACCAGGGTATCCGTGCTACTCGCACCACTGCGGAAGAACAACTGGTATCGAACAAAGTGTTCAGCCCGCTTCCTTCCGTTAACTTCACCTATAAAGTAAGCGACCGTACGAATCTGAGGCTCGCCTATTCATCGTCAGTAAACCGCCCCGAGTTCCGTGAATTAGCCCCATTCAGCTACTTCGATTTTAATCTGCTGGCAGATATTCGCGGAAATACCGACCTCAAAACGGCTAACATCCAGAATGCTGATGTGAAATGGGAATTCTATCCGACGCCCAACGAGCTTATCTCAGTGTCGGGATTCTACAAACATTTCAGCAACCCAATCGAGTCGTTTCTGTTGCTTCAGGCTAATGGTTTAGCATACTCGTTCATCAATGCGAACTCAGCTCAAAACTACGGTATCGAATTAGAAGTGCGGAAAGGATTTCAGAATTCTTCAAGCGTATTTCTGCAAAATCTATCCGTAGTGGGCAACGTATCGCTCATTAAAAGCACGGTTAATATTGGTGACTTTGTTACCCTTCCTGATCTCAGTGGAACCGTTAGTACTCTTGATGTTCGGGGTATTGTCGATGCTAAGCGAGCTTTGGCAGGACAATCGCCTTATTTGATTAACGCTGGCCTATATTATACAGCTCCCAAGTCAGGCTGGCAGGCTAACATTCTCTACAATGTATTTGGTCAGCGAATTTTTGCAGTTGGGAATAAGAACAACCCAACGATTTACGAAATGCCCCGTAACGTAGTGGATTTGAACCTAACCAAACAAGTCAGCAAAAAGCTGGAAATGCGTCTGGGCATTCAGGATATACTCAATCAATATGTCCGATTTGTTCAGGATTTCAACCGGGATGGCAAAATTGGCAGCGACGTAACCTCGCAAACAGCTGATGCTGATCAAACCGTTCGTCGATTTAAACGGGGTAGTTATTACACCTTAAGTGCCATTTACACATTCGGCCGCCGAACAATTATTCCATAA
- a CDS encoding HAD family hydrolase, protein MKLIAFDADDTLWVNEPNYVNVKEKLCELLSHHIDQTTLSQRFYDAQMRNLRVFGYGAKSFILSMIETAIELTNGAITGSEIQQIIDVGRELVEFPIEVFDGIHEVLETLSQQFDLMVLTKGDLFDQESKIARSGLGHYFKHVEIVSEKNEQAYLGILKKYNLQPSEFIMIGNSLKSDILPVVHIGARAIHIPYAITWEHERVGEEYLEGKSFTTVDNARELVGLLEKAKTREIA, encoded by the coding sequence ATGAAACTGATAGCTTTCGATGCGGACGACACACTTTGGGTAAATGAACCCAACTATGTCAATGTTAAGGAAAAACTATGCGAACTGTTGTCGCATCATATTGATCAGACAACACTGTCGCAACGGTTTTATGACGCGCAAATGCGTAACCTTCGGGTATTTGGCTATGGCGCCAAGAGCTTTATTCTTTCCATGATTGAGACTGCCATAGAGTTGACCAACGGAGCCATTACAGGATCAGAAATTCAGCAGATCATTGACGTTGGAAGAGAGTTAGTGGAATTTCCAATTGAAGTATTTGATGGGATTCATGAAGTGCTGGAGACGCTTTCCCAACAGTTCGATTTAATGGTGTTGACCAAAGGCGATCTGTTCGATCAGGAGAGTAAAATTGCCCGCTCCGGCTTAGGACACTATTTTAAGCACGTCGAAATTGTCAGCGAAAAGAACGAGCAGGCCTATCTGGGAATTCTCAAAAAATACAATCTGCAACCCAGCGAGTTTATCATGATCGGTAATTCGCTGAAATCAGATATACTTCCTGTGGTGCATATTGGGGCACGTGCGATACATATCCCCTATGCCATTACGTGGGAGCACGAACGGGTAGGAGAGGAGTATCTGGAAGGGAAATCCTTTACAACGGTAGACAACGCCCGCGAACTCGTAGGTTTATTAGAGAAAGCTAAAACTAGAGAGATAGCGTAA
- a CDS encoding RrF2 family transcriptional regulator, protein MISKKAKYAIKALKVLTEEYGKGPVLISYVSAKENIPKKFLEAILLELRNHGILQSQKGKGGGYLLRIDPSRVNLAQVLRVIDGPIAPTPCVSFNFYVKCDDCNDEVTCALRPIMERVRDANLDVYENTTLVTFQKTESNPTKEISIGAENGEFAEVSGNRITA, encoded by the coding sequence ATGATTTCAAAAAAAGCTAAGTACGCCATTAAAGCCCTTAAGGTTTTAACCGAAGAGTATGGGAAAGGCCCTGTGCTGATCTCCTATGTTTCAGCTAAAGAGAATATACCTAAGAAATTTCTGGAAGCTATACTGCTTGAACTCCGTAACCATGGGATTCTTCAGAGTCAGAAAGGCAAAGGAGGAGGGTATCTATTGCGTATTGATCCGAGCCGGGTTAACCTGGCCCAGGTTTTGCGGGTTATTGATGGGCCAATTGCGCCAACGCCTTGTGTATCATTTAATTTCTACGTGAAATGCGATGATTGTAATGATGAAGTAACCTGTGCACTAAGGCCAATTATGGAGCGAGTTCGGGATGCAAACCTGGACGTTTATGAAAATACCACGTTAGTGACGTTCCAGAAAACAGAGTCAAATCCAACAAAAGAAATTTCCATTGGAGCAGAAAACGGTGAGTTCGCCGAAGTGTCGGGTAATCGGATCACTGCTTAA
- the crcB gene encoding fluoride efflux transporter CrcB: MRTLLTHPYVLVFAGGGAGSLARYLAGRFIPATLFGSPFPTAILLVNIVASAILGVVVGWVLVRTTGEEARLLIGVGFCGGLSTFSSFSYDTVVLLQNGRTGIALLNIILNVILCLLASMGGVLIGQKL; this comes from the coding sequence ATGAGAACCTTGCTGACTCACCCTTATGTGCTGGTCTTTGCGGGTGGTGGTGCAGGAAGCCTGGCTCGCTATCTTGCCGGGCGATTTATTCCGGCCACCTTATTCGGCTCCCCGTTTCCAACCGCTATCCTGCTTGTAAACATAGTAGCTAGTGCTATTCTGGGCGTAGTGGTGGGTTGGGTTCTGGTGAGGACAACCGGCGAAGAGGCTCGCCTGCTGATTGGGGTCGGTTTTTGCGGAGGCCTTAGTACGTTTTCAAGTTTTAGTTATGACACCGTCGTTCTGCTGCAAAACGGCCGCACGGGTATCGCTTTACTCAACATTATTTTAAATGTAATCCTATGCCTCCTGGCTTCGATGGGGGGGGTATTGATTGGACAGAAACTATAA
- a CDS encoding M14 family zinc carboxypeptidase: MMSTDSQAQNVARRLHDTHNTYKEKTFTVRRFKHKDIVPVLNALDGQEPFEVSQVGESLEKRTIYQVKAGTGPNKILLWSQMHGDEATATMALFDIFNFLKANNDEFDALRQSILSHTMLYFVPMLNPDGAERFQRRTATDIDMNRDALRLQTPEGALLKNLQQTLQPLVGFNLHDQNPRYSVGKTGKQAVMSFLATAYDEDRNINEVRERSMQLIVGMNRVLQQFIPEQVGRFDDEFEPRAFGDNIQKWGTTLVLVESGGFKGDVEKMTIRRLNFVAILTALAAIADGSYKQENTADYQAIPENGPLLFDVLIRNATVIREGHSITIDIGIRHIEVNTDDEGFRYKSVIDDIGDLSIFYGLEEIDATGLTLTPVRIYTDTLDSVDAITQLDLPALRSQGIVAFRVRQLPENSFHDQPIHILCAGDLPAQPLQVDQIPTFLLMKGNEILYYFVNGFWEFTPDTSRRQGKMFNGVAE, translated from the coding sequence ATGATGTCAACTGATTCTCAAGCCCAGAATGTCGCGCGTCGACTCCACGATACGCACAATACATATAAAGAAAAGACCTTCACTGTACGTCGATTCAAGCACAAAGATATTGTCCCGGTATTGAATGCGTTGGATGGCCAGGAGCCTTTCGAAGTCAGCCAGGTAGGCGAATCGCTTGAGAAGCGGACGATTTATCAGGTTAAGGCCGGAACGGGGCCAAACAAGATTCTGCTCTGGTCACAAATGCACGGCGACGAAGCCACGGCGACTATGGCGCTGTTCGATATTTTTAACTTCCTGAAAGCAAATAACGACGAATTTGATGCGCTTCGGCAGTCGATTCTTAGCCATACAATGCTGTATTTTGTGCCGATGCTTAATCCGGATGGGGCTGAACGATTCCAGCGTCGAACCGCAACCGACATTGACATGAATCGGGATGCGCTACGGCTCCAAACACCGGAGGGTGCGCTGCTCAAAAATTTACAACAGACATTACAGCCGTTGGTCGGCTTCAATCTCCATGACCAGAATCCGCGCTATAGCGTGGGCAAGACCGGAAAGCAGGCTGTAATGTCCTTTCTGGCAACTGCCTACGATGAAGATCGGAACATCAATGAGGTACGCGAACGATCGATGCAACTCATCGTAGGTATGAACCGGGTTTTGCAACAATTTATCCCGGAACAGGTCGGACGTTTCGACGACGAGTTTGAGCCGAGGGCGTTTGGCGACAATATCCAGAAATGGGGAACAACCTTGGTTTTGGTTGAGTCGGGAGGCTTCAAAGGCGACGTGGAGAAAATGACAATCCGGCGACTGAACTTCGTAGCCATCTTAACGGCTCTGGCGGCTATTGCCGACGGGTCATATAAACAGGAAAATACGGCCGATTATCAGGCTATTCCCGAAAATGGCCCACTACTTTTCGATGTACTGATACGTAATGCAACGGTTATTCGCGAAGGCCATTCCATAACGATCGATATAGGCATCAGGCACATCGAGGTCAATACAGACGATGAAGGATTTCGCTATAAAAGTGTGATCGATGATATTGGCGACCTTTCTATTTTTTATGGATTGGAGGAAATCGATGCGACCGGGTTAACGTTGACTCCTGTTCGTATTTACACGGATACGCTTGACTCGGTTGATGCAATCACCCAGCTTGATTTACCCGCGCTCCGGAGTCAGGGCATCGTTGCCTTTAGGGTGCGTCAGTTGCCTGAAAATAGCTTTCATGACCAGCCGATTCATATTCTATGTGCCGGTGATTTGCCTGCACAGCCGTTACAGGTCGATCAGATACCAACGTTTCTGTTGATGAAAGGCAACGAAATTTTGTACTATTTTGTGAACGGATTTTGGGAATTTACTCCTGATACCTCCAGAAGGCAAGGAAAGATGTTTAATGGGGTGGCCGAATAA